A region from the Lentisphaera profundi genome encodes:
- a CDS encoding LamG domain-containing protein, protein MIFKKSNLSHLALLYALVFIGFSTLVNADVLSPTKISQEQDFIHLENSFIAVKLAVKDGSIRSISDRKLGVDYSFQGVGLEFSTLHERIKGLRVQTIETRSEKVILHFTKHNFSIALTYSLAANDHFIEKHFEIKENDKKSFHIKDLVLEKMSQAESFNEIHFHDDNTIWHCPINLFLRSEKGGCFAGLAYPYWNLEQQGKKGFSLGFSANYQVPAGQVFTSEKYFLGVYRNEGIYRYSQGPYPGSKPNPYISFTGAGVTQHFKGRMPAQAVESEVLDWGEVWAMQKFMRHALPDLPLPEKGYWVWQNGWWAKLWDIKTEILDQLKQSGIHDIMTAHTWYGRGNHPINPPYLNKMRTQSLGFPKDKGVAGMPGPAGPTAGLHSKHDEVSLDSFISGQFTPEFMAPPAMEAFYNYGKKIGVHVSSFSLPGLYFEDRPEWASLQKDGKVTEYLFGAKIDCPASDEFMEHHRKLLEHVFEKYQPRWWGFDGRWLSYWEVPKYRPGSAGLGFDTCYAKNHGHPPGDNLYKEWKNIEKLLSGIRKKYPFMCLEMYYGMKRGGPWAMRYFNADENYYETNGVTMNRFQAWHNGNDRFRPVYKNMAAVIGKSPKDFQRSLLSTISVTSYAKFGEGFHGLALEENRQFLKKWRAWATKNHAYLKVKRDLFACPGFKPIDGSAHIIKDRGFFFLFSPAHKGEDVRASIPINHWLQLDESAGQLYQIKEVYPNKGKLLAIVPYGEDFFYDIPKNAEVILSIEPTTAGSKPFNKLDSAKEGQIIEAFSSEGSEQRLPASDRHYSFDSIDAKTATSANQLSSATPARLSGQTLTGGVNDKALQFKPGNKGVLLGDLGMKSPATISFWIKSDKLQSDGRLLSQLEGPSQQRGALRIVGGNLQVWNASDWPVVVSGLSHKNVWQHLVIVYNQDGTVSGYLNGRKSHTVSASFDFKGIKAGLGSPFLGQWGDSFIGILDDVRIRQGALSEKEIHKLIYSK, encoded by the coding sequence ATGATATTTAAAAAATCTAATTTAAGTCATTTAGCACTGCTGTATGCCCTTGTTTTTATAGGGTTTAGCACATTGGTAAATGCCGATGTATTGAGTCCTACGAAAATCAGTCAAGAGCAAGATTTCATTCATTTGGAGAACTCCTTTATAGCGGTAAAATTAGCTGTGAAAGATGGTTCTATTCGCAGTATTTCAGACCGTAAACTTGGCGTGGATTATAGCTTCCAAGGTGTGGGCCTAGAATTTTCTACCCTGCATGAGCGTATCAAGGGACTGCGAGTTCAAACAATAGAAACACGCTCAGAAAAAGTTATTTTACATTTTACCAAGCATAACTTTTCTATAGCCTTAACTTATAGCCTAGCAGCGAATGATCACTTTATCGAAAAACATTTTGAGATAAAGGAGAACGATAAGAAGAGCTTTCATATAAAAGACTTAGTGCTTGAGAAAATGAGCCAAGCAGAGTCATTTAATGAAATTCATTTCCACGATGATAATACTATCTGGCATTGTCCGATCAACCTTTTTCTCAGAAGTGAGAAGGGCGGTTGTTTTGCCGGCTTAGCCTATCCCTATTGGAATTTAGAACAGCAAGGTAAAAAAGGTTTTAGTCTAGGTTTTTCAGCCAATTATCAAGTCCCCGCCGGGCAAGTTTTCACGAGCGAAAAATATTTTTTAGGCGTGTATCGCAATGAGGGCATTTATCGTTATTCACAAGGGCCATACCCAGGTTCGAAGCCCAATCCCTACATAAGTTTTACGGGAGCTGGAGTAACGCAGCATTTTAAGGGGAGGATGCCGGCACAAGCAGTGGAATCCGAAGTCCTTGATTGGGGCGAGGTATGGGCAATGCAAAAATTTATGCGTCATGCATTGCCAGATTTACCTTTGCCTGAGAAGGGCTATTGGGTTTGGCAAAATGGTTGGTGGGCTAAGCTTTGGGATATAAAAACCGAGATACTCGATCAACTTAAGCAGTCGGGCATTCACGATATCATGACCGCTCATACTTGGTACGGACGTGGTAATCATCCGATTAATCCACCCTACCTCAATAAGATGCGAACCCAGTCTTTGGGATTTCCCAAAGATAAGGGTGTAGCAGGTATGCCCGGCCCCGCGGGTCCCACAGCAGGCTTGCATAGTAAGCACGATGAAGTTTCTTTAGACTCATTTATTTCGGGTCAATTCACTCCTGAATTTATGGCTCCACCCGCGATGGAAGCCTTCTATAATTACGGCAAAAAAATTGGCGTTCACGTTTCGAGTTTTTCTTTACCAGGGCTTTATTTTGAAGATCGCCCTGAGTGGGCCTCACTACAAAAAGATGGTAAAGTTACTGAATATTTATTCGGGGCTAAAATTGATTGCCCCGCCTCAGATGAATTTATGGAACACCATAGGAAGTTGCTCGAACATGTCTTTGAAAAATATCAGCCACGCTGGTGGGGCTTTGATGGGCGTTGGTTGAGCTATTGGGAAGTACCAAAGTATCGACCTGGTTCAGCGGGCTTGGGCTTCGATACTTGCTATGCAAAAAATCATGGTCATCCCCCAGGAGATAATCTTTATAAAGAATGGAAAAATATCGAGAAATTACTTAGTGGAATCCGCAAAAAATACCCCTTCATGTGTCTAGAAATGTACTACGGCATGAAACGAGGCGGTCCATGGGCGATGCGCTATTTTAATGCGGATGAAAATTACTATGAGACAAATGGCGTAACAATGAATCGCTTTCAGGCCTGGCACAATGGCAATGACCGCTTTCGTCCCGTTTACAAAAACATGGCGGCGGTGATAGGGAAGTCGCCGAAGGATTTTCAAAGAAGTCTACTCAGTACTATTAGCGTTACCAGTTACGCTAAATTTGGAGAGGGTTTTCATGGCTTAGCCTTAGAAGAAAATCGTCAGTTCCTTAAAAAATGGCGTGCATGGGCAACGAAAAATCACGCTTACCTCAAAGTGAAGCGCGACCTCTTTGCCTGCCCAGGTTTTAAGCCGATCGATGGTAGTGCCCACATTATCAAAGACCGTGGCTTTTTCTTTCTCTTTTCACCTGCTCACAAGGGTGAAGATGTACGCGCCTCAATTCCCATTAATCATTGGCTTCAATTAGATGAGTCAGCTGGGCAACTTTATCAAATCAAAGAAGTTTATCCCAACAAGGGCAAGCTGCTGGCCATAGTGCCCTATGGCGAGGACTTTTTTTACGACATACCAAAGAATGCCGAAGTCATTCTCTCCATAGAACCTACTACTGCGGGCAGCAAGCCCTTCAATAAACTTGACTCAGCAAAAGAAGGACAGATTATTGAGGCTTTTTCGAGCGAGGGAAGTGAACAAAGATTGCCAGCGAGCGATCGTCATTACAGCTTTGATAGCATTGATGCAAAGACAGCTACTTCTGCTAATCAATTATCGAGCGCGACTCCAGCGCGTTTATCAGGGCAAACTCTCACCGGTGGAGTGAATGATAAAGCCTTACAATTTAAGCCTGGCAATAAGGGCGTTTTATTAGGTGACTTAGGCATGAAGTCGCCAGCGACAATTAGCTTTTGGATAAAATCAGATAAGCTACAGAGTGATGGGCGTCTGCTTTCACAATTAGAGGGGCCAAGTCAGCAGCGTGGTGCGCTGCGCATAGTAGGAGGAAATTTACAGGTCTGGAATGCAAGTGATTGGCCTGTCGTGGTCTCGGGTCTAAGCCACAAGAATGTGTGGCAACACCTCGTTATAGTCTACAATCAGGACGGTACAGTAAGTGGCTACCTCAATGGTAGGAAATCTCATACAGTCAGCGCATCATTTGATTTCAAAGGGATCAAAGCCGGGCTCGGTTCACCTTTTCTTGGCCAATGGGGGGATAGCTTTATCGGAATCTTGGATGATGTGCGCATTAGGCAAGGTGCTTTGAGCGAGAAGGAAATTCATAAACTAATTTATAGCAAGTAG